The DNA segment TCCAGGCGCCCTCGCCGGTCGCGGCGACGACGGGCAGCGGGTGGTAGTTGTGCGCGGCGTGCGCCTCCTCCGCGGCGATCAGCTCGGCGGAACGGTCGGTCTCGGTGATGCTCATGTCGTGCCTCCTGAGGACGATCGACTCCTCAGAAGTTGTCGTACTCGAGCGGTGAGTACGACAACTTTTGGAGAGTGGGTGAGGGAGAAGGGGAGGGTCAGCGCCGCAGCTCGAGGGTGCAGCACTTCACGCCGCCGCCGCCGAGCAGCAGCTCGGACAGGTCGACGCCGATCGGGTTGTAGCCGCGCTCGCGCAGCTGGCGCTCGAAGCCGGCCGCCCGCGAGGCGATGACGACGTTGAGGCCGTCGGAGAAGGAGTTGAGCCCGAGCACGGACGCGTCCTCCTCCGAGACGAGGATCGCGTCGGGGTAGAGCTCGCGGAGGACGCGGTTGCCCTCCTCGCTGAACGCGCTCGGCAGGTAGGCGATGTTGGTGTCGTCGAGCACGGCGATCGCGGTGTCGAGGTGGTAGAACGACGGGTTCACCAGCTCGAGGGTGACGACCTCGCGGCCGAAGATCCGGGCGACCTCGGCGTGCGAGTCGGAGGCGGAGCGGAAGCCGGTGCCGGCGAGGATCCGCTCGCCGACGAGGAGGAAGTCGCCCTCGCCCTCGTTGACCTCCTCGGGCATGCGCACGTCGAAGCCGGCGCCGCG comes from the Rathayibacter festucae DSM 15932 genome and includes:
- the ddaH gene encoding dimethylargininase is translated as MTDTAVLATAPTRIPVAKAILMCRPEHFTVVYRINPWMDPQVPTDTALAVRQWQTLYDTYVELGFDVQLIEPEAGLPDMVYAANGGFVIDGIAYGASFTYPERQPEGPAYMDWFRGAGFDVRMPEEVNEGEGDFLLVGERILAGTGFRSASDSHAEVARIFGREVVTLELVNPSFYHLDTAIAVLDDTNIAYLPSAFSEEGNRVLRELYPDAILVSEEDASVLGLNSFSDGLNVVIASRAAGFERQLRERGYNPIGVDLSELLLGGGGVKCCTLELRR